From the genome of Virgibacillus siamensis, one region includes:
- a CDS encoding Gfo/Idh/MocA family protein, giving the protein MKKVRLGIIGLGAQGGAYAGFITEGRVPNMEVGAICDTDIDKKAVAKEKYPEVPFYDNYIDMLESGNIDAVVTCVPHYLHPEMGMESLKRNIHALVEKPAGVYTKQVKELNDFAATKPDVTFGIMFNQRTNELYQKVKEVIDNGEIGNIRRTNWIITSWWRPQGYYDQSAWRATWDGEGGGVLVNQAPHQLDLLQWICGIPKKVYSNVKYGYQRDIAVEDEVTTLLDYGNGATGVFITCTHDIMGTDRFEIHGDKGKIVVDDSKKVTIKRMHKSEQEMSDTMAWEDVTKLFMGGDLSEVYREEVLEFESVWGAQHTAVMENFAANILDGTPLLAPGSDGIHGVALANAIHLSSWLGKEVELPIDEEIYLSELNKKIEAEKRYAVKK; this is encoded by the coding sequence ATGAAAAAAGTAAGATTAGGTATCATTGGTCTAGGTGCACAAGGCGGCGCTTATGCAGGGTTTATTACAGAAGGCAGAGTACCAAACATGGAAGTCGGGGCTATTTGTGATACCGATATAGATAAAAAGGCCGTGGCTAAAGAAAAATATCCAGAAGTTCCTTTTTATGATAATTATATTGACATGCTTGAAAGCGGCAATATTGATGCTGTTGTTACGTGTGTTCCACATTACCTGCATCCAGAAATGGGAATGGAATCACTGAAAAGAAATATCCATGCATTGGTCGAGAAACCAGCTGGTGTATATACAAAGCAAGTTAAAGAATTAAATGATTTTGCAGCAACAAAACCGGACGTAACGTTTGGTATTATGTTCAACCAAAGAACTAATGAATTATACCAAAAAGTGAAAGAAGTTATTGACAATGGTGAAATCGGTAACATCCGCCGAACGAACTGGATCATTACTTCTTGGTGGAGACCACAGGGCTATTATGATCAAAGTGCATGGAGAGCAACATGGGATGGTGAAGGCGGAGGTGTTCTTGTGAACCAGGCACCACACCAATTAGATTTACTGCAGTGGATATGCGGTATTCCGAAAAAAGTATATTCCAATGTGAAATATGGTTATCAAAGGGATATCGCAGTGGAAGATGAGGTTACGACGTTACTTGATTATGGTAATGGTGCAACAGGTGTATTTATTACGTGTACACATGACATTATGGGTACCGACCGTTTTGAAATTCATGGCGATAAAGGAAAAATCGTGGTTGATGACAGTAAAAAGGTCACAATTAAACGGATGCATAAATCGGAGCAAGAAATGAGCGATACAATGGCTTGGGAAGATGTTACAAAACTTTTCATGGGCGGGGACCTGTCAGAAGTATATCGTGAAGAAGTGCTTGAATTCGAAAGTGTTTGGGGTGCACAGCACACTGCGGTCATGGAAAACTTCGCAGCGAATATTTTAGATGGAACACCATTACTTGCACCTGGCAGTGATGGGATACACGGTGTTGCTTTAGCAAATGCTATTCATTTATCAAGCTGGTTAGGTAAAGAAGTGGAACTTCCAATTGATGAAGAAATCTACCTGTCGGAATTAAATAAAAAGATTGAAGCGGAAAAGCGGTATGCTGTTAAAAAGTAA
- a CDS encoding Gfo/Idh/MocA family protein: MLKIAVIGLGDISKIHIPVIRDNPDAALVAVCDIDEALKNYFSGVNFYTDFHDMLEKEILDCVHICLPHHLHYAATKACVEKDVHVFLEKPLARNAEEGLALVGLEEAYKNIKICVAFQNRLNETFEKLKEMIDSGKYGSVTGLKGLVTWFRPKSYYDVKPWRGIMKQAGGGVMINQAIHTLDLMQVIGGEIETIRGSIDNLLDYGYEVEDTATANIQFKNGAAGLFFATVTNAANSSVELQVILEKGKLTIKDSILTKLNDDGKKEKVIEDTKLPGAKFYYGASHAKLINHFYFCIENDTDDYIHAKEAQTSMEIINAIRGSSEIKKEIKMEVYQ; this comes from the coding sequence ATGCTGAAAATAGCAGTTATTGGACTTGGTGATATATCTAAAATTCATATTCCTGTTATCCGGGATAATCCAGACGCAGCGTTAGTTGCAGTATGTGATATTGATGAGGCATTAAAGAATTATTTTTCGGGTGTAAACTTTTATACCGATTTCCATGACATGTTGGAAAAGGAAATATTGGATTGTGTCCATATTTGTTTGCCGCACCATTTACATTATGCCGCTACGAAAGCATGTGTGGAAAAAGATGTTCACGTATTTCTGGAAAAACCGTTAGCCCGGAATGCAGAAGAAGGTTTGGCTCTGGTTGGTTTGGAGGAGGCATACAAGAACATTAAAATATGTGTGGCCTTTCAAAACCGTCTGAATGAAACATTTGAAAAACTTAAGGAGATGATTGACAGCGGGAAATACGGCAGCGTAACCGGATTAAAGGGTCTGGTGACATGGTTTAGACCGAAATCGTATTACGATGTAAAGCCGTGGCGGGGTATTATGAAGCAAGCCGGTGGCGGTGTCATGATTAATCAAGCGATCCACACATTGGACTTAATGCAGGTTATTGGTGGTGAAATTGAAACAATAAGGGGATCGATTGACAACTTATTAGATTATGGTTATGAAGTCGAAGATACTGCAACAGCTAATATTCAATTTAAAAACGGCGCAGCAGGGTTGTTTTTTGCAACCGTAACCAATGCAGCAAATTCTTCAGTGGAACTTCAAGTGATCCTTGAAAAAGGGAAATTAACGATTAAAGACAGTATTTTAACGAAGCTGAATGATGATGGTAAAAAAGAAAAGGTTATTGAAGATACCAAACTGCCCGGTGCTAAATTTTATTATGGAGCAAGTCATGCAAAATTAATTAATCATTTTTATTTTTGTATCGAAAATGATACGGATGATTATATTCATGCGAAGGAAGCACAAACCTCGATGGAAATAATTAATGCAATTCGCGGATCATCGGAAATAAAAAAAGAAATAAAAATGGAGGTATACCAATGA
- a CDS encoding sugar phosphate isomerase/epimerase family protein translates to MNKGKIGVQMMMLKGKVEELGAYETLKKLHELGFSAVEVSQIPMTEENVSELKRASEDFGIKIAALSAGLEPMMPGSLGETLKGDFDKIVSDCKTLDCNFVRIGMLPLTKMADKDKIMEFIHDAEIMAGRLAEHDIELYYHTHHIEFQKYDGEYLLDLMKNNTSKLGFELDVHWIQRAGEDPVKVIQHYKDRISLLHLKDYRIGKLDVNDEDFKELGKFFGKFTNIIEFAEVGEGNLDMNAVIAAGLESGAQYFLIEQDDTYGRDPFDCLKTSAENLRELGYADWF, encoded by the coding sequence ATGAATAAAGGAAAAATTGGCGTTCAAATGATGATGCTTAAAGGTAAAGTTGAAGAACTTGGAGCTTATGAAACTTTGAAAAAATTACATGAGTTAGGTTTTAGTGCAGTGGAAGTGTCACAGATTCCAATGACTGAAGAAAATGTATCGGAGTTAAAAAGGGCAAGTGAAGATTTTGGTATAAAAATTGCAGCACTTTCTGCAGGTCTAGAGCCAATGATGCCGGGTTCTCTTGGGGAAACGTTAAAAGGTGATTTTGATAAAATTGTGAGTGATTGTAAAACGCTGGATTGTAATTTTGTTCGTATTGGTATGCTGCCATTAACTAAAATGGCTGACAAAGATAAAATAATGGAGTTTATACATGATGCTGAAATAATGGCTGGGCGCTTGGCTGAGCACGATATTGAATTGTATTATCATACGCATCATATTGAATTCCAAAAATACGATGGGGAATATCTTCTAGACCTTATGAAAAACAACACGTCTAAGTTGGGTTTTGAATTGGATGTTCACTGGATTCAAAGAGCAGGTGAAGATCCTGTGAAAGTTATTCAACATTATAAGGATCGTATTTCATTATTACATTTGAAAGATTACCGTATTGGAAAATTAGATGTGAATGATGAAGATTTTAAAGAATTGGGTAAATTCTTTGGGAAATTTACCAATATTATTGAATTTGCAGAAGTCGGTGAAGGAAATCTTGATATGAATGCGGTAATTGCGGCCGGTCTTGAGAGCGGCGCTCAGTATTTCTTAATTGAACAGGATGATACATATGGACGTGATCCATTTGATTGTTTAAAAACATCCGCTGAAAATTTAAGAGAATTAGGATATGCAGATTGGTTTTAA
- a CDS encoding Gfo/Idh/MocA family protein: protein MNKDGMNYAPKGKPNPVVKEGEFPVAAAALDHGHINGMCNGLVEAGAALKWVYDPDPEKVKAFVERFPGVQIADSLEQILTDESIKLVAGAAIPSERSALGNKVMEAGKDYFTDKTPFTTEAQLEETRHVVEKTGQKYMVYFSERLHVEGAVFAGDLIHDGAIGNVIQVTGFGPHRLNAPSRPDWFFNKEQYGGILCDIGSHQIEQFLYYADCKDAEILHSKVGNYNNPDHPELEDYGDATIRGDNGATQFFKVDWFTPEGLSTWGDGRTFITGTEGTIEIRKYVDVARAESGDHLYLVNKDGEKHYELSGKVGFPFFGELIKDCMNRTENAMTQEHAFKAAELCLQAQKQAIVVSQ, encoded by the coding sequence ATGAATAAGGATGGAATGAATTACGCACCCAAAGGTAAACCCAATCCGGTTGTGAAAGAAGGGGAGTTCCCGGTTGCAGCTGCAGCCCTTGATCACGGCCATATTAATGGAATGTGTAATGGATTAGTAGAAGCAGGCGCTGCACTGAAATGGGTATATGACCCTGATCCTGAAAAAGTGAAAGCGTTTGTTGAACGATTTCCAGGTGTTCAAATTGCGGATTCATTGGAGCAAATTTTAACCGATGAATCGATAAAATTAGTAGCAGGAGCAGCTATTCCTTCTGAGCGGAGTGCGTTAGGTAATAAAGTAATGGAAGCAGGTAAAGATTATTTCACAGATAAAACACCTTTTACCACAGAAGCCCAGCTAGAAGAAACGAGGCATGTAGTGGAAAAAACCGGACAAAAATATATGGTTTATTTCAGCGAACGACTGCATGTGGAAGGTGCCGTGTTTGCAGGTGATCTTATTCATGATGGTGCAATCGGAAACGTTATTCAGGTGACTGGGTTTGGACCGCATCGTTTGAATGCACCCAGCCGTCCGGATTGGTTTTTTAATAAAGAACAATACGGTGGTATACTATGTGATATCGGAAGTCATCAAATTGAACAATTTTTATATTATGCAGACTGTAAAGATGCTGAAATTTTACACAGTAAGGTAGGAAACTATAATAATCCCGACCATCCGGAATTGGAGGATTATGGTGATGCCACAATACGTGGAGATAACGGTGCAACACAATTTTTTAAGGTGGATTGGTTCACACCGGAAGGGTTGAGTACATGGGGGGATGGCCGCACCTTCATTACGGGAACAGAAGGAACAATTGAAATCCGGAAATACGTTGATGTGGCACGTGCGGAGTCCGGCGATCACCTCTATTTAGTAAATAAAGATGGCGAGAAACATTACGAGTTATCAGGTAAGGTAGGCTTTCCCTTTTTCGGTGAACTTATAAAGGATTGTATGAACCGTACGGAAAATGCGATGACGCAGGAACATGCGTTTAAGGCTGCGGAATTATGTTTACAAGCACAGAAACAGGCAATTGTTGTATCACAGTAA
- the cydC gene encoding thiol reductant ABC exporter subunit CydC, translating to MKDLVIVMKLMMIEKKDIVYSILFAFIAGVSAVGLFAASGYLISKAALAPPLYALIILTSTVKMLGITKAISKYAERYFSHRATFTILSNLRVAFFEKLEPLAPGILQRYRSGDLLARIVGDVESLQNFFLRVFYPPIVLFTVFLSTILFTAFYSIYAALILLAGLLLTVVAVPALFTLRQANIDNRVREKRGGLSTEVTELFHGFRDLKIYQKLDEKKANLLQSSKAYINEQKKENINTIYSQSVNTFLSLLVSWCVLATGVYLVVEGHLEGIFLAMLLMISLTVFEDAPPMAVFPIHLQDSMRAATRLFSVVHHDKSRKPEKTGQIQPNTAHHIKMDNITFSFPGEKRKALEHVNVHFPAGSKTAIVGPSGCGKSTLLQLILKMNQADTGNIRFDDILIDDLKDTDIWKETNVVLQENHFFYGTIRSNLLLAKDDLTDAQMWEVLKKLQLDHFTLSDPVFEKGENLSGGEKQRLAIARAMLKGARVWLLDEPTSSIDALTEHSIYQHLFDQAKADTLILVSHRLTGLEQMDQIIVMDQGTIIESGTFEELMQLEGYFYQMKQIEKDLL from the coding sequence ATGAAAGATTTAGTGATCGTTATGAAATTAATGATGATTGAAAAGAAAGATATTGTTTATTCCATTCTTTTTGCGTTCATTGCCGGGGTTTCTGCGGTTGGTTTATTTGCAGCCAGTGGATATCTTATTTCCAAAGCTGCACTTGCTCCTCCTTTATATGCGTTAATCATTTTAACATCGACGGTAAAAATGCTTGGAATCACAAAGGCAATAAGCAAATACGCCGAACGGTACTTTTCCCATCGGGCAACATTCACCATATTAAGTAATTTGCGGGTTGCATTTTTTGAAAAGCTGGAACCACTTGCCCCGGGAATCTTGCAAAGGTATCGAAGCGGCGATCTTCTGGCACGAATTGTTGGCGACGTTGAATCTCTGCAAAATTTCTTTTTACGCGTTTTTTATCCGCCGATTGTACTGTTTACTGTTTTTTTGAGTACCATCCTGTTTACCGCTTTTTATTCCATTTATGCAGCGTTAATTTTACTAGCGGGGCTATTATTGACAGTTGTCGCAGTACCCGCCCTCTTCACTCTGAGACAGGCAAACATTGACAACCGCGTCCGTGAAAAACGGGGCGGTTTATCAACGGAAGTCACCGAACTATTTCATGGATTCCGTGATTTGAAGATTTATCAAAAGCTAGACGAAAAAAAAGCGAATCTGCTCCAATCATCCAAAGCATATATTAACGAACAGAAGAAAGAAAATATCAATACGATATACAGTCAATCCGTTAATACATTTCTTTCCCTGCTTGTATCCTGGTGTGTCCTGGCAACTGGGGTTTATCTTGTAGTGGAGGGACATCTGGAAGGTATTTTTCTGGCAATGCTGCTGATGATTTCCCTGACCGTTTTTGAAGATGCACCGCCAATGGCTGTCTTTCCCATTCATCTGCAAGACAGTATGCGGGCAGCAACACGCCTTTTCTCGGTTGTACACCATGACAAATCAAGGAAACCTGAAAAAACAGGGCAAATTCAGCCTAATACAGCACACCATATTAAAATGGATAATATCACATTTTCGTTTCCGGGCGAAAAACGCAAGGCTTTAGAGCATGTGAATGTACACTTTCCGGCCGGTTCAAAGACCGCTATTGTCGGCCCCAGTGGATGTGGAAAATCAACACTGCTGCAGTTAATACTCAAAATGAATCAAGCCGATACCGGAAATATTCGGTTTGATGACATTTTAATCGATGACCTGAAAGACACGGATATATGGAAAGAAACCAATGTCGTCTTACAGGAAAATCATTTTTTCTATGGAACAATCAGAAGTAACCTGCTCCTTGCCAAAGATGATTTAACCGATGCACAAATGTGGGAAGTGCTCAAAAAACTCCAGCTTGATCATTTTACCTTGTCCGATCCTGTTTTTGAGAAAGGTGAAAATCTTTCCGGCGGGGAAAAACAACGGCTCGCGATTGCCCGGGCAATGTTAAAGGGTGCGCGAGTCTGGTTATTGGATGAACCAACATCCTCCATAGACGCCCTTACGGAACATTCCATTTATCAACATCTGTTTGATCAAGCGAAAGCAGATACACTTATACTTGTCAGTCACCGCCTGACAGGACTTGAGCAAATGGATCAAATCATTGTTATGGACCAAGGGACAATTATCGAATCTGGAACATTTGAAGAACTGATGCAATTGGAAGGTTATTTTTATCAGATGAAACAAATTGAAAAAGACCTGCTTTGA
- the cydD gene encoding thiol reductant ABC exporter subunit CydD has protein sequence MNSLKDMAFIQKRSMLFLLFSAILIGAAIVGQGYLIVTIVDGVFVKEMSFSDALPLLGILLIILLIRTLFTYLSGRTGILMAAKVKGYFRKELLNKYGRSPVQSLLEGQSGKKTSIMMDAVDGIDNYFSQYIPQMIQTSFTPLLILAVVLTQHVNTALIMIITAPFIPIFMIIIGLQTKKKSEEQLDKLSTFSGGFLDTLQGLTTLKLFGRAKQQNETIERNSLGFRDATMQILKVAFTSSFMLELISMLSIGIIALEVAIQLIIYESISFFTAFFVLVLAPEFYSSLKQLGSTFHNGRSSMGAAQKVMDELAEPSRTVTWGNADLPKNTMPPSITLQNAGYSYGENQFALTNITTEIPSFGQIAIAGRSGSGKSTLLHLIAGLIPLSEGSVHVNHKLISEYKEKDWFDQLCYISQNPYIFSGTIAQNIAIGGKSDAARDEVEMAAKQAGIADMAQALENGFDTPVGEAGRGLSGGEKQRIAIARAFLKKPSIILFDEPTTGLDLQTEQILQSSMKQLAQHATVITVAHRLHTIKQADKILFLENGRLLTEGTHNELMKSAAAYRDMVLVQQGGVAE, from the coding sequence ATGAATAGTTTAAAAGATATGGCATTTATACAGAAGCGAAGCATGTTGTTTCTGCTGTTTTCGGCAATCTTAATAGGTGCTGCAATTGTTGGACAAGGTTATCTTATCGTCACAATTGTTGATGGGGTTTTTGTGAAGGAAATGTCTTTTTCAGACGCCCTTCCATTATTGGGTATCCTGCTGATTATTCTGTTGATCAGGACCCTATTCACCTATTTAAGCGGCAGAACCGGCATACTGATGGCGGCAAAAGTAAAAGGTTATTTCCGTAAAGAACTTCTAAATAAGTATGGGAGAAGCCCTGTACAATCCTTATTGGAGGGACAATCAGGGAAAAAGACAAGCATTATGATGGATGCTGTTGATGGAATTGACAATTATTTCAGCCAATACATCCCCCAAATGATACAAACATCTTTTACACCGCTGCTGATTCTAGCAGTTGTCCTGACGCAGCACGTCAACACAGCGCTTATTATGATAATCACTGCACCATTCATTCCTATCTTTATGATTATTATTGGGCTGCAGACAAAAAAGAAGTCTGAGGAACAACTTGACAAGCTTTCCACTTTTTCCGGAGGTTTTCTTGATACATTACAGGGACTTACGACATTGAAATTATTCGGACGGGCAAAACAGCAAAACGAAACAATTGAAAGAAACAGTCTTGGATTCCGGGATGCTACAATGCAGATTTTAAAAGTTGCTTTTACCTCATCTTTCATGCTTGAACTGATTTCTATGCTAAGCATTGGAATCATTGCGCTTGAAGTAGCGATTCAGTTAATTATTTACGAAAGCATTTCATTTTTCACCGCTTTCTTCGTACTAGTGCTTGCTCCCGAGTTTTATTCATCGCTAAAGCAATTAGGCAGTACGTTTCACAATGGCAGAAGCAGTATGGGAGCGGCTCAAAAAGTGATGGATGAACTTGCTGAACCAAGCCGGACTGTCACATGGGGAAATGCAGACCTCCCCAAAAATACGATGCCACCTAGTATTACATTACAGAATGCTGGTTACAGTTATGGCGAAAACCAATTCGCGTTGACAAATATTACTACAGAAATACCTTCGTTTGGGCAGATTGCCATCGCCGGCCGAAGCGGTTCCGGAAAATCAACGCTTCTCCATTTGATTGCTGGTCTGATCCCGCTGTCTGAAGGAAGTGTCCATGTAAACCATAAATTGATTTCAGAATATAAGGAGAAAGATTGGTTTGACCAACTCTGCTATATTTCACAAAACCCGTATATTTTTTCCGGTACCATTGCACAGAATATTGCAATTGGCGGAAAATCAGACGCTGCACGCGATGAAGTGGAAATGGCGGCAAAACAAGCAGGAATTGCAGACATGGCACAGGCCCTTGAAAACGGATTTGATACACCTGTGGGAGAAGCCGGCCGAGGACTTTCCGGCGGGGAAAAACAACGAATCGCTATCGCGAGAGCGTTTCTTAAGAAGCCATCCATCATACTGTTTGATGAACCAACAACAGGCTTGGATCTGCAAACAGAACAAATCCTGCAAAGTTCCATGAAGCAATTGGCGCAACATGCCACCGTAATAACTGTTGCCCACCGGCTTCACACCATCAAGCAAGCTGATAAAATACTGTTCCTTGAAAATGGCAGACTGCTCACTGAAGGAACACATAATGAGCTGATGAAGTCAGCTGCAGCATACAGGGATATGGTTCTCGTACAGCAAGGAGGAGTGGCAGAATGA
- a CDS encoding cytochrome d ubiquinol oxidase subunit II — protein MSYEIIGISVLWIFLYGYLIVASIDFGAGFFAYYAKITKHDHIMNQLISRYLSPVWEVTNVFFVFFFVGVVGFFPEAAYYYGSALLVPASIAIILLAIRGSFYAFENYGSKQSSIYMFLYGATGLLIPASLSIALTLSEGGFIVEQNGVVSLQYLELFTSPYAWSVVFLAIVSVLYISAAFLTFYASRANDKPALNLVRKYALFWSVPTIIASLTTFIALSQHNERHFEAMLDLWWMFGLSVGFFMIAIWLIYEKKYFGIAFISVMLQFFFAFFGYGKGHLPYILDPYITISDGVTNDSMAIALIAAFIGGLLLLIPSLILLMKLFLFNADYVKGKRD, from the coding sequence ATGAGCTATGAAATTATAGGGATTAGTGTGCTGTGGATTTTTCTGTATGGCTATCTGATTGTAGCCTCCATTGACTTTGGTGCAGGGTTTTTTGCATATTACGCAAAAATCACCAAACATGATCACATCATGAATCAATTAATTTCCAGATACTTGTCACCGGTTTGGGAAGTTACTAACGTATTTTTTGTGTTTTTCTTTGTCGGTGTTGTTGGCTTTTTCCCTGAAGCAGCTTATTATTATGGGTCTGCGCTTCTGGTTCCCGCAAGTATTGCAATCATTTTGCTTGCAATCCGTGGTTCATTTTATGCATTCGAAAATTACGGTTCCAAGCAAAGCAGCATATACATGTTCCTTTATGGAGCAACCGGATTGTTGATCCCTGCATCATTATCTATTGCCTTAACATTGTCGGAAGGCGGATTTATTGTTGAACAAAACGGCGTCGTTTCACTTCAGTATCTGGAATTGTTCACCAGCCCTTATGCATGGAGCGTTGTATTCCTTGCCATCGTTTCCGTGCTTTATATAAGTGCTGCATTCCTGACTTTCTATGCATCACGGGCAAACGATAAGCCCGCTTTAAATTTGGTTCGGAAATATGCATTATTTTGGAGCGTTCCAACCATCATCGCCAGTTTAACAACATTTATCGCATTGAGTCAGCACAATGAACGGCACTTTGAAGCTATGCTCGATCTATGGTGGATGTTTGGATTGTCTGTTGGATTTTTCATGATTGCGATATGGCTCATCTATGAGAAAAAATATTTTGGCATTGCCTTTATAAGTGTCATGCTGCAGTTCTTCTTTGCCTTCTTCGGCTATGGAAAGGGACATTTGCCATATATACTGGATCCATATATAACCATTAGTGATGGTGTTACAAATGATTCGATGGCCATTGCATTAATCGCGGCATTTATTGGAGGTTTATTATTGCTGATACCTTCACTTATTTTATTGATGAAACTGTTCCTGTTCAATGCTGACTATGTCAAAGGTAAACGTGACTGA
- a CDS encoding cytochrome ubiquinol oxidase subunit I: protein MDTVLIARLITAMTLGFHIIFATIGVGVPLMISLAELIGIKKNDPHYLMLARRWTRGFVITVAIGVVTGTAIGLQLSLVWPNFMQVAGNVISLPLFMEVFAFFFEAIFLGMYLYTWDRFKKPITHWLLSLPVIIGGGFSAIFITTVNAFMNTPDGFTTEDGTFTAVNPIEAMLNPATPSKVFHVLSSAYLTCAALLAAIAAFMILKKKVTDQGVAYHKKALKLTLTVTFIFASVNLLSGDISAKFLANHQEEKLAAAEWHFETENNADLILFGWLDEDNEPAGEIRIPGALSFLAHSDFSSEVTGLEEFPENERPPLWIHYMFDLMVVIGMILAAIPLLYFIVTKIKNWNAHHKLMLSLIAVCGPLAFLAIEFGWILAEVGRQPWIIRGYMRVEEAATSSEYIGLMFFLFLGLYIVLGTLCVITLRKMFRNNPAEEELEKQYPTIEKGDIE, encoded by the coding sequence ATGGATACAGTCTTAATTGCCAGACTTATTACCGCAATGACACTCGGATTTCATATTATCTTTGCAACAATCGGTGTTGGTGTTCCGCTTATGATTTCTCTGGCAGAACTTATCGGTATTAAAAAGAATGATCCACATTACCTGATGTTAGCCAGACGTTGGACACGAGGATTTGTCATTACCGTGGCAATTGGGGTTGTAACGGGAACAGCGATTGGCTTGCAGCTGTCACTCGTGTGGCCCAACTTTATGCAGGTTGCAGGAAACGTGATCAGCCTGCCGTTATTTATGGAAGTATTCGCATTCTTTTTTGAAGCAATCTTCCTCGGTATGTATTTATACACGTGGGATCGATTTAAAAAACCAATTACACACTGGCTGCTGTCATTGCCAGTCATCATTGGCGGTGGTTTTTCCGCCATATTCATTACAACGGTCAACGCATTTATGAATACACCTGATGGATTTACTACGGAGGATGGTACGTTTACCGCGGTAAATCCGATTGAAGCTATGTTGAACCCTGCTACCCCATCAAAGGTGTTCCATGTATTGAGCTCTGCATATCTGACATGTGCTGCTCTTCTTGCTGCCATTGCCGCTTTTATGATTCTGAAGAAAAAAGTAACCGATCAGGGTGTTGCCTACCATAAAAAGGCATTGAAACTTACCCTGACCGTTACGTTCATTTTCGCATCGGTTAATTTGCTGTCGGGCGATATTTCTGCTAAATTTCTCGCCAACCACCAGGAAGAGAAACTGGCGGCAGCTGAATGGCATTTTGAAACCGAAAATAATGCTGATTTAATATTGTTCGGCTGGCTGGATGAAGACAATGAACCAGCAGGAGAAATCCGCATCCCCGGCGCATTAAGTTTTTTGGCACATAGCGATTTCAGCAGTGAAGTAACCGGGTTGGAAGAGTTCCCCGAAAATGAACGGCCGCCGCTCTGGATACACTATATGTTCGATTTAATGGTCGTAATCGGCATGATTTTGGCAGCCATACCACTGCTATATTTTATCGTTACAAAGATAAAAAATTGGAATGCACATCATAAGCTGATGCTGTCACTAATTGCTGTGTGCGGACCTTTAGCATTCCTTGCAATCGAGTTCGGCTGGATACTTGCAGAAGTTGGCCGGCAGCCATGGATTATCCGCGGGTATATGCGAGTTGAAGAGGCCGCGACCTCTTCTGAATATATCGGTCTGATGTTCTTCCTTTTCCTGGGCCTGTATATCGTCTTAGGAACATTATGCGTCATTACGTTACGGAAGATGTTCCGGAATAATCCAGCAGAAGAAGAGTTGGAAAAACAATACCCAACTATTGAAAAGGGTGATATCGAATGA
- a CDS encoding gluconate 2-dehydrogenase subunit 3 family protein — translation MSSLADDENKHEETDMSRRKFLRNSGYAVGGLAVGGVLGGVIPWGTDDDDKNKSAKKSQNYNQALMFFTQAEFKTVDAATERIFPKDEEGPGAHDLGVAFFIDHQLAGSYGFNARDYMQPPFFHGEKEQGYQGRLKRREIFKIALRELQNYSHQKFKKGFTELSEEQQDKILKDFQEDNVKLTTISASGFFDLLRSLTLEGLYSDPLYGGNRDMDGWRMRNYPGNQMNYTNIIEDEFKDIEPKSLHDHM, via the coding sequence GTGAGTTCATTGGCAGACGATGAAAATAAGCATGAAGAAACAGACATGTCCCGGCGGAAGTTTTTACGAAATTCCGGATATGCTGTAGGCGGTCTGGCAGTAGGTGGCGTTCTTGGCGGTGTTATCCCATGGGGCACCGATGATGACGATAAGAACAAATCAGCTAAAAAATCACAAAACTATAATCAAGCCTTAATGTTTTTTACGCAGGCGGAATTTAAAACAGTCGATGCGGCAACGGAACGGATTTTTCCAAAAGATGAGGAAGGTCCCGGTGCGCATGATTTAGGTGTTGCATTTTTCATTGACCATCAGCTTGCCGGTTCATACGGGTTTAACGCAAGAGATTATATGCAGCCGCCATTTTTTCATGGTGAAAAGGAACAAGGTTACCAGGGCAGGTTGAAGCGACGGGAGATTTTTAAAATTGCTTTGCGTGAATTGCAGAATTACAGTCATCAAAAGTTCAAAAAAGGATTCACGGAATTGTCGGAGGAACAGCAAGACAAGATTTTGAAAGATTTCCAGGAAGATAATGTGAAGCTGACCACGATTTCTGCAAGTGGATTTTTTGATTTACTGCGCAGTTTGACACTGGAGGGTTTATACAGTGACCCGTTATATGGCGGAAATCGTGATATGGATGGCTGGAGAATGCGAAATTATCCGGGTAACCAAATGAATTATACAAATATAATTGAAGATGAATTCAAGGATATTGAACCGAAGAGCCTGCATGATCATATGTGA